The sequence below is a genomic window from Pseudorasbora parva isolate DD20220531a chromosome 4, ASM2467924v1, whole genome shotgun sequence.
TAAAAAGTTGGAAAACAATTCATAGTGTGCAGAACATTTTAtcatctaaagaaccttttccCCCACAATAAATAACGTTTTGTGCAATAGAAaggttccatggatgttaaagtTTCTTTAACATGGAACCATCAATCAGATCCTTTATTTATGAAACAGCACatcacatttaatttaaatttatccTTCACAGAACATTGCAGAGCATTTTGTGTAAAAGTGATTGACTTACTTTATCACCGAAGCAGAGACCTACAAATAAAACCAACAATTAGAAAAAGGAAAGCTTCACACACGGCTGTTTTCTGGATATGATATACGAGAGCATGGAACATGGTGATTATGTGACGACAGACGTCACAGCTTTCTTTCATTAAACTTATCCTGCTTCATTAAGCTTTAACCATTGAACACTTATTCAGCCCTTTTCACAGTGATAGCACTAATGGTTGTGTGTAACAGAGCATTATAAGAGAAATCTCACACGGAAATATTACTTTTAGGACTTTAAACACCTGCAGAACCCACAGTGTCAAACATCAGCTTTGAAACTATTTTCAAAACGGTCACATTACTTACATGATGCAATGCTGAAGAAATAAATAACATATCACATGTTTGAGTAAAGAatcatttaagacattttaattaaaaaaatcatattttacagtgtctCTAAAATATGGCAAACtacattattgaatattttatGATATCATAGTCAAACAATACAAATATGATAACAAAAGTATTtttatcttaatttttttttatatatatatatttaacaatataaatttgtatctttatttataattatgtcttatATTTTGTACGAAAATCTCACTTCCGGCGTTCTCCATGTGCATTTCCTCAGTCGTCCGCTGTTCTGGTTGAGAAGGCCAAATAGCGACTGTCCGGTGAGTGCGAATTGAGTTTTAAGCTACATTCTTTGTCCATTATTTGAATGAGCACGTGAAGCATTTTTTGCAACCGATATAAACAATTCTATATTAAGAAGCCAAATATTGGTTTAAAGGTTATACGATTAATAGCGGTATAGTCATTGAAAGTCCTTGAGAAATCAGCCTGTGTTAAAAACACCACACGGGCAGCGTTTGTCCTCGAATAAATAACACTGAGCTATAGATAATTATGCAAAGATTAAATATGTACATTGATATGTTAGTGAAGCGGTGTAGTGAATGTGTAGAAAGCTAATTAGTTTGCTAACGAACGTGCTTGTGTTTGTGCTTAAGCCACTTGCTGCAGTCCAAACTTTATGCATTATAATGATCGTGTTACATGCTGTCTAAAGATTAATTAGTGATCTTTGGTTCTCAAATTAACCATATTAATGTATCTGCTGCCTCGTGATATAAGCGGAACCAATGGTTTGGGTTCTTGTTTACGTTCTGTAAGGGGAAAGTAATTCATGGCACACTATTTTGTGTaactgcattttatatatatatatatatatatatatatatatatatatatatatatatatatatatatatatatatatatatgtatgtatgtatgtatgtatgtatgtatgtatgtatgtatgtatgtatgtatgtatgtatgtatgtatgtatgtttaaaAATTGTGAGCAGGCATTTTTGTGACATTTTGTATAACCAGAATGTTTAGTGTTGTAATCTGAACAAATAAACATGACACAATCCCATTTTGCCTAAATCTTGTCCCTTTTGCCCACAGTGCACTTCACTGAGATGTCTGCGGCTTTACGTGTGGTCTACACCATATCCAGGCCAGGTGGGTTTATGAAAAAGCATACGAATATAGTGGTATTTGTGTatatagacttttttttttgtatgtctaAACATGTAGTGATCAATTTTAAACTCTTGGTGAGAGATGTCATGTGCTTACTCCTTAGGGTCATTTCTGGCCAGTCAAAATCTTGCACGTCCTCTGAGCTTATCAGCACACAGAGCAGGGATTAGTAAGTACTATATATgttcttaataaataaaccttttcccatcacattgttttttttatggaagCATAAGATAATTGAGactttttatttcacttttCCCCCCCTcacaagtttatatctcaccaATATTGGAAGAATTGTAAGAAAATCCACTATTGGTGAGACACAAACTTGCAATTGCAAGGAAAAAAGTCTAAATTGCAAGATGAAGTCCCAATtaacaaatttaatttttttttcatgttgaaACAAGCTTCAATACTTTTTTCTTATGCACAGAGTATGTCAATAATCAGGAAGAAGCCACAGATATGAAGTCCATCACGGACCGTGCGGCTCAGACTCTTCTGTGGACAGAGCTGTTCAGAGGTCAGTAACAACATAAGCCTTTTATCTTCCATAAAGTCTTCACACAAATGATCCCAATAACTTAAAAAGTAGGAACCACCTGATATTTGTGTTGATGCAGGTTTGGGAATGACCATGAGCTATCTTTTCCGTGAACCTGCCACAATCAACTACCCATTTGAGAAAGGCCCTCTGTCGCCCCGTTTTCGTGGCGAACATGCGCTGCGCAGGTACCCCTCTGGAGAGGAGCGATGCATTGCATGCAAACTTTGTGAGGCCATTTGCCCAGCTCAGGTACACTATCTTTTTGTCTGCCCTTGTTCATCCGGATATATCATGACACTTTAATGACAACCAATTATTGCATGTATGTTCATTTATGTGAATAGGAAGAGTAATTACAAGAAAATAAAAGTAATGAAAGCCCCTAATTCTCTCTCAGGCTATTTCAATTGAGGCAGAACCTCGTGCTGACGGCAGCAGGAGAACAACACGCTATGACATAGACATGACCAAATGCATCTACTGTGGCTTTTGCCAGGAGGCTTGTCCTGTGGATGCTATTGTAGAGGTGAACATCTAGCAGCACACATTTTCCAATACCCGTCACTTAGCAGGTTCTTAAATTTGTCATCAGACAATGTGCCTTAAAGCAGAGGTGTGCAAACTGTTTTTTAGGAGATCTAAAAAGAGTTCACAAAATGTGTGTAAAGAGCTGTCAGAGATAATACAGCAcagcacaaaaataaaaataaagtaagaaaaaactaaatgaaaatacattatacttttaaaagtttgggatcagtaTGATTTTTGTAAAAGAAAATCCCCAAGCGCATTTCTTCATTTAAAGATACAGTGAAAACACTATTGtgagattacttttttttttttaatgaatgtatTTCATACATTCAAAACtggcaaaactgaattttcagcatcattactccagtgttagtcatgattcttcagaaatcaaatATGATTTATATGATGCTTTTTCTTTCAGGATTCACTGATGAATAGTATATTCAAaaagacagcatttatttgtaattgaAATATTTCGTAACTTTCTGTATCTGTACTGATTCAAGACGTCCTTCCTTACAAGAAGCTTTAACACTTTACTTTAAGGTGACTTGCTATAGCAATAACAGTAAATCATGCATATTTGCAAGTAACTAACCATAACTCTATAGCAAGTACATGTATTAGTATTACTCTgtatcaccttaaaataaagtgtaaccaaaaatatcactgaccccaaacttttcaaAAGTGTATCTGCTTCTAAATTGTGTGCATTGAATTATTTAGAGAAATATTGTACAGCATGAGCGGGTACATGGGCAATTATTGCAGAAAATAAGCAGGTATACACACTTGCAGGAATTGACTCGCCATACACTGTACATGACCAGATTCACTGAAGTTAATGTTTATCTTTACTCCTCTGTCTTTTCAGGGCCCCAACTTTGAGTTCTCCACAGAGACTCATGAGGAACTGCTTTATAATAAGGAGAAGCTCCTCAACAATGGAGATAAGTGGGAGGCTGAGATTGCTGCCAACATTCAAGCTGACTATCTATACAGATAAACACGCTTCATGGACTCATCTCAACAAAGTGACTATATAGTCTTCAACATGCTCTCTTACCAATAATCACAGTTTCAATAGCATAAGAATAATTGGTTTTAGACAGTTACAGCTGTGCTGAATGCACATTTTCAATGCCCAGGGactgacttttttatttttttgaagatGCACATACTTGATTACTTTCAACTTGGAAATACATGGATGCTCGGTTCTGAAATAAAGTTCACACGTTCAAATCGGGAATAAAAATACAGCAGCCTTAAAGTTGTACTTCACATTTTAACATTTCTCTGTACATCTACAGCTTTCATTATGACTTTGAACATTCAACACAACCTCACACATAAACTGTTAAGGTCATTTctgtaataaaacatctaaTGGCAGGAGAACCAAGTTGTTCTTTAAAATCACAGAGGATGATGCACTACTTTGAGGCTAATGTTATATTCTCATTTTGCGCAGTCAATCCATCCTCCCTCCCCACTTTCTTCCTTCCTTTCATATTTTGACCATCCAGTGGGTTTAAATGAAGAAAGAGTcataacacacaaaaaacacttCAGCAAGTGTTGAGTTTTTCACATTGTATCCTTACaggtaaaacattttatttgtcctTGTGAGAACTGTACAAAGACTAAATACTTGTGTAccatatataataaattaatgcTCTGTCCAAATCTTTCACAATCTCGTGCCTCTTCTTATATTGCAATATTTTGGATAGCGACGTATATGTAAGAGGAAGTTTCCATGTATCTTTGTTTTACTCCTTTGAATGTCTTTTTAATGGAATGTGAAATCTTTATTTTTGACTTATAAacacctaaaaaaaataaagcttctttACATGTAATAACAGAACCGTATTGTCCTGAAGAACTGTATACTAAACTTATTCTGTGGCAAGCAGGACAAGGCAGAGGGACCGTCATTCACGCCACCGGCCTCGCCCCATTCACAGTCCCTCTGCCTCATCCTGCTTGCCACATATTCTCTGTGCTAGATTTTTGGGTTCTTTATTCCTTTCTTTTTCAAATTTCTGTAATTGTCAAAGCCACCTCATTACTGATTTTCTGGAGCTCAACCATCTAACTACACAGAACTACGGCATTCAACAGGTAAATGATTTCTTTCATAAAATGACTATATATTTGAACTCTCAAATTGTAACTTGTTTCCTACCAATCATGACTTATCTTTTTAGTTTAAAATTCTGAAGGACTTGCATAAGGTTCCTTTTTGCTACTTTTCTGCTGTAGAGTAACTTCAAGTATGGGACTTGCTACTGCTGATTCCTACACAACACACATTAACTACAGTGTAACTATTGCTACTGCTGTACAATATAGCATTAATGCCCATAGCAGATCTATCAAAACAATCAGCTGAGGATCTTTATGGAATCTAACAAAAGGAGTATGCTATTAGAAACTGAAGAACCCTAATTTGGTACTGTTtagaaacatttttatttagtgtaTTTTATACTTATTTGTGAGTCACACAAAAGCTTGATGCTTTGACTTCTTTTGGAGATGTTTTTGTTggtagaaaagaaaaagaactgTCCACAAAACAGTTCTTCAGGGAACCCCCtctttggttcttcctggcacctttattaataaataaataaaagttgcaCTTACTGCTTAAAAAGCAAATAGATTTTCTTTTTTAGTAGGCCTACCTCAAAAGTCCCTCAACTTTTTTGTTGGATggtattaaataattt
It includes:
- the ndufs8a gene encoding NADH:ubiquinone oxidoreductase core subunit S8a, coding for MSAALRVVYTISRPGSFLASQNLARPLSLSAHRAGIKYVNNQEEATDMKSITDRAAQTLLWTELFRGLGMTMSYLFREPATINYPFEKGPLSPRFRGEHALRRYPSGEERCIACKLCEAICPAQAISIEAEPRADGSRRTTRYDIDMTKCIYCGFCQEACPVDAIVEGPNFEFSTETHEELLYNKEKLLNNGDKWEAEIAANIQADYLYR